One window of Chloroflexus aggregans DSM 9485 genomic DNA carries:
- a CDS encoding VanW family protein codes for MSDAVDWPDQAVQPPVSSRRVFRRAQHSAWQIVKWLFLIALLSGGVVVGGMLYFERSYAGRILPNVTVHGVPVGSLTREEARAKIESHFAPFLAQPVMLTYSGRTWTPTLAELGAELAIDEAVDKAVAVGRGHDLFTNLQQIGAVWQRGLELPLHLSIDQDALQRYLLDRVAEVERPAVDARLVLHGTTVRVEPSAFGRQVLVNDTLHEIVAALQDLNPDTIALRTRTLEPALRDDAAIVAQDQIAALLAGPITLLIDDRPFVWSLDELARMVRVERIPDPAGDRLVVSIDHELVRARIREIGDATEVKGTYPRLNWNDGRLEIFQEGKPGRRIDEDQVFAAVLDALTKPAEQRTVTVAFREIPPPITAANLDQLGITTLIGVGRSDFTGSAAYRVTNIQAGMRLLHGVLIAPGEEFSFNQTIGRIDRSNGFVEGYAIIQNRTQLEWGGGICQDSTTMFRAAFWAGLPITERWGHSFYISWYDRYAFGPYGDGPGMDATIFTGGPDLKFLNDTGGWLLIQTLVDTHRHLAEVRLYGPDTGRKVLLEGPIITNRTPPPEEPVYVASPDRPVGQPRQSDTARGGMDILFTRIVLGPDGKEIERRQFVTRFKPWPNIFEYNPADLGPDGKPLPTPTPPPEELPPPEQPPAEPAPNVTE; via the coding sequence ATGTCCGATGCTGTGGACTGGCCAGATCAAGCAGTTCAGCCACCGGTGTCATCACGGCGTGTATTCAGACGGGCGCAGCACAGTGCATGGCAGATTGTAAAATGGTTGTTCTTGATAGCCCTTTTGAGTGGGGGGGTAGTCGTCGGTGGGATGCTGTACTTTGAACGCAGCTATGCCGGTCGCATCCTCCCGAATGTTACTGTGCATGGTGTGCCCGTTGGAAGTCTCACCCGTGAAGAAGCTCGGGCAAAAATTGAATCTCATTTTGCACCGTTCTTGGCCCAGCCGGTCATGTTGACCTACAGCGGTCGTACATGGACACCGACGCTTGCCGAGTTGGGTGCCGAACTGGCGATTGATGAAGCGGTTGACAAAGCCGTTGCCGTCGGTCGTGGTCACGATCTGTTCACTAATCTACAGCAGATCGGTGCAGTGTGGCAGCGTGGGTTGGAGTTACCTTTACATCTCTCCATCGACCAAGATGCCCTCCAACGCTACCTACTCGATCGGGTTGCCGAGGTTGAACGTCCGGCGGTGGATGCGCGACTCGTGCTGCACGGGACAACGGTGCGGGTAGAGCCAAGTGCCTTCGGTCGGCAAGTGTTGGTTAATGACACACTCCACGAGATAGTAGCCGCTCTCCAAGATCTCAATCCCGACACGATAGCGTTGCGCACGCGCACGTTAGAACCGGCGTTGCGTGACGATGCTGCGATTGTAGCTCAAGATCAAATTGCAGCGTTGCTGGCCGGGCCGATCACGCTGCTCATCGATGATCGGCCATTTGTGTGGTCACTTGATGAGTTGGCGCGGATGGTGCGGGTTGAGCGCATTCCCGATCCGGCCGGTGATCGACTGGTAGTGAGTATCGATCACGAACTAGTACGAGCCAGAATCCGCGAGATCGGTGATGCCACGGAAGTAAAAGGTACGTATCCTCGGTTGAACTGGAACGATGGACGTTTAGAGATCTTTCAAGAGGGAAAACCGGGGCGACGGATCGATGAAGATCAAGTGTTTGCCGCCGTGTTGGACGCACTGACCAAACCGGCCGAGCAGCGCACGGTCACTGTGGCATTTCGTGAGATCCCGCCGCCGATTACCGCTGCGAATCTCGATCAGTTGGGGATTACCACCTTGATCGGTGTTGGTCGCAGTGATTTTACCGGTTCGGCGGCCTATCGCGTTACCAATATTCAGGCCGGGATGCGCTTATTGCACGGTGTGTTAATCGCCCCGGGTGAAGAATTCTCGTTCAATCAGACAATTGGCCGGATCGATCGTTCAAACGGTTTTGTCGAAGGGTACGCGATTATCCAAAATCGTACTCAATTGGAGTGGGGTGGTGGGATTTGTCAAGATAGCACCACCATGTTTCGGGCGGCATTTTGGGCCGGTTTACCGATTACCGAACGGTGGGGGCACTCATTTTACATAAGTTGGTACGATCGCTATGCCTTCGGCCCCTATGGCGATGGGCCGGGTATGGATGCAACCATTTTTACCGGTGGCCCCGATCTGAAGTTTCTCAACGATACCGGCGGCTGGCTTTTGATCCAGACACTCGTAGATACGCACCGGCATTTGGCCGAAGTGCGATTGTACGGCCCGGATACAGGCCGCAAGGTGTTGCTAGAAGGTCCGATCATCACCAATCGCACGCCACCGCCGGAAGAACCGGTCTACGTTGCATCACCGGATCGGCCGGTCGGTCAGCCACGGCAAAGCGATACAGCTCGCGGTGGTATGGATATTCTCTTTACGCGAATTGTGCTCGGGCCCGATGGTAAAGAGATCGAGCGTCGCCAGTTTGTGACGCGATTTAAACCGTGGCCGAATATCTTTGAGTACAATCCGGCGGATCTAGGTCCTGACGGCAAACCGTTGCCGACACCAACCCCACCACCTGAAGAGTTACCACCGCCAGAACAGCCACCGGCTGAGCCGGCCCCGAACGTGACCGAGTAA
- a CDS encoding disulfide bond formation protein B — protein sequence MNRAQSLDSAITTAPAGILDWLTLSCRHIALLAAMIATAGSLFFSEVLRWIPCELCWYQRILMYPLTVILFVGIWRDDRKVYLYVLPLALAGIAVSLYHYLMVMLIIPPAPCAGAVPCAFDYINIPGVLSFLKIPFLALVAFIIISVMMANLALADLPPAHGRVARIVAVAIVMVTSAIFVGLGMMI from the coding sequence ATGAATCGCGCTCAATCCTTAGATTCGGCAATAACAACTGCTCCGGCCGGTATACTCGACTGGCTTACCCTTAGTTGTCGCCACATCGCGCTCCTGGCAGCAATGATTGCGACCGCGGGTAGTTTGTTTTTCAGTGAAGTGTTACGCTGGATTCCATGCGAATTGTGCTGGTATCAGCGGATTCTCATGTATCCACTGACGGTTATCCTTTTCGTTGGAATCTGGCGTGACGACCGTAAGGTCTATCTCTATGTATTGCCGTTAGCCCTCGCTGGAATTGCGGTTTCGCTCTACCACTACCTGATGGTGATGTTGATTATTCCGCCAGCCCCTTGCGCCGGTGCGGTACCGTGTGCTTTCGATTATATTAATATCCCCGGTGTCTTGAGTTTTCTCAAGATTCCATTTTTGGCTCTCGTTGCTTTCATTATTATTAGTGTGATGATGGCCAATCTGGCTCTCGCCGATCTGCCACCTGCACATGGGCGTGTGGCCCGTATCGTTGCTGTGGCGATTGTGATGGTGACGAGTGCGATCTTCGTTGGGTTGGGCATGATGATCTAA
- a CDS encoding GAF domain-containing protein: MQEQWNATQARLLADVGVFLVSLGRSEAFQQIARRLVPLLGDWCIIIIRDEHHQPRRVAVACADPSKQALAARLIQEAVLQETYSPPVQVLTTGQPLLLLDLPDDYSENPNFSPAYRELVRQIKPRQVLSLPIWVRDRVVGVLVLLITAPSQRHFAQDDLILAAEIAKRLALAVENLLLYRSMQRRLDQLLLVQRVAGLVNSVLQTEKLCRLVVQQLHDTFGYHLISIYLLQDGVLRQQAVVGYDQVLPVIQLHEGVAGRVMRTGQAEFVRDTTGDPDFIEVYPGTTQCIVVPLRHGEAKPVGVIIVESLGNPTLDDEDFLLLSLLADQISIALLNTMLFARIIESFERFRSLIELAGNAIICLSPQLRITEFNRMAEQLFGYMRSAMIGADFSTTLLSEAERPLFLALVREVEQRGSSRSFETILCKADRKHYLTWTVTCRRHLSGELAELLLVCQDLTEQREMTAELLQYERRLQNLERLESLAIMAGGIAHDFNNLLTVIEGNANFLKNAITATHPVDQYLQNLLTATQQAGGLVEQLLRFAVADPLKLQQIDLNRLIEKAIPILQTTLKHPAVIRLDLDPALPPIRADPTQIRQVLLNLFMNAVDVLPEQNGCICIQTALRAIDANEFVGFISPHRLTSGKYVTMSVHDNGHGIDPKMQQQIFEPFFTTKVHGHGLGLPSVLNIVRQHGGAIEVKSRPGEGSTFTVWFPPLQPSTEQGALPGTVIGSESPCVLVVDDNKDVRSLIERLLRQAGYRVKAMANGSEALHLVTQGQAIACALVDITLADISGYDVCRRIAELNPCIPLALISGYPVEAASIGEVSVAATLQKPFRAQELLSVVQRLIEIRAELLRKQRC; the protein is encoded by the coding sequence ATGCAAGAACAGTGGAACGCGACTCAGGCTCGTTTGCTCGCCGATGTCGGTGTATTTCTCGTCTCGCTAGGTCGGTCTGAGGCGTTTCAACAGATTGCTCGTCGTCTTGTCCCTTTGTTAGGTGATTGGTGCATTATCATCATCCGTGATGAACACCACCAACCGCGTCGCGTTGCCGTAGCCTGTGCCGATCCAAGCAAGCAGGCGTTAGCTGCTCGACTTATCCAAGAGGCGGTTCTTCAAGAGACGTACTCACCGCCGGTACAGGTATTGACTACCGGACAACCGCTTTTGCTGCTCGATCTCCCGGACGATTATAGTGAGAATCCGAATTTTTCGCCAGCTTACCGCGAGCTTGTACGACAAATCAAGCCTCGCCAAGTGTTGTCCCTGCCGATATGGGTACGAGATCGGGTGGTAGGAGTATTGGTTTTGCTCATTACCGCCCCCTCGCAGCGGCACTTTGCGCAAGATGATCTCATCTTAGCTGCTGAGATAGCTAAACGGCTAGCACTGGCCGTAGAGAATCTCCTCCTCTATCGCTCGATGCAGCGTCGTCTCGACCAATTGTTGCTCGTGCAACGGGTTGCCGGTCTGGTCAATTCAGTATTGCAGACTGAAAAGCTCTGCCGGTTAGTCGTGCAGCAATTGCACGATACCTTCGGGTATCATCTGATAAGTATTTACCTGCTGCAAGACGGTGTATTACGGCAGCAAGCGGTGGTCGGTTACGATCAGGTATTGCCGGTCATCCAGTTGCATGAAGGGGTAGCCGGGCGAGTGATGCGCACCGGTCAAGCTGAGTTTGTGCGTGATACAACGGGTGACCCTGATTTTATTGAGGTGTATCCGGGAACAACCCAATGTATTGTGGTACCGTTGCGCCACGGTGAGGCGAAGCCTGTCGGTGTGATTATTGTCGAGTCACTCGGCAATCCGACGCTTGATGACGAAGACTTCTTGTTGCTCTCGTTGCTGGCCGATCAGATTAGCATCGCTCTGCTCAATACGATGTTGTTCGCCCGCATAATAGAATCGTTTGAGCGGTTTCGCTCTCTGATCGAACTGGCCGGTAACGCGATTATTTGTCTCAGCCCGCAGTTGCGCATCACCGAATTCAATCGCATGGCAGAGCAGTTGTTTGGGTACATGCGCAGTGCGATGATCGGAGCCGACTTCTCAACGACACTCTTGTCGGAAGCCGAACGACCGCTGTTTTTGGCGTTGGTGCGCGAAGTTGAGCAGCGTGGTAGCAGTCGGTCGTTTGAAACAATCCTTTGTAAGGCAGATCGCAAACATTATTTGACGTGGACGGTGACGTGTCGGCGACACCTGAGTGGCGAACTTGCCGAACTACTACTTGTTTGCCAGGACTTGACCGAGCAGCGAGAGATGACGGCTGAGTTGCTTCAGTATGAACGTCGCTTACAGAACCTTGAGCGGTTAGAGAGTTTAGCGATTATGGCAGGTGGTATCGCCCACGATTTTAACAATCTGCTCACTGTCATTGAGGGTAATGCTAATTTTCTTAAAAATGCCATAACAGCAACACATCCGGTCGATCAATATTTGCAAAATCTCCTCACTGCAACGCAGCAAGCCGGTGGATTGGTAGAGCAATTGCTGCGGTTTGCCGTTGCCGATCCGCTTAAACTACAGCAAATTGACCTAAACCGGTTGATTGAGAAAGCCATACCGATACTTCAAACCACGTTGAAACATCCCGCAGTGATACGGCTCGATCTTGATCCGGCTTTGCCACCGATTCGGGCCGACCCGACGCAGATTCGGCAAGTGCTGCTGAATCTCTTTATGAATGCGGTTGATGTGTTGCCGGAGCAGAACGGTTGCATCTGTATACAGACAGCGTTGCGCGCGATTGATGCCAACGAGTTCGTCGGTTTTATCTCTCCCCACCGGCTCACGTCCGGTAAGTATGTGACGATGTCAGTACACGACAACGGGCATGGGATTGATCCGAAGATGCAGCAACAGATTTTTGAACCATTCTTTACGACAAAGGTGCATGGACATGGTCTAGGATTACCGAGTGTACTGAACATCGTCCGTCAGCATGGCGGTGCAATTGAAGTCAAGAGCCGACCCGGAGAAGGGAGTACTTTCACCGTCTGGTTCCCACCTTTGCAGCCAAGTACTGAACAAGGAGCACTACCAGGTACCGTTATCGGTAGTGAGTCACCGTGCGTTTTGGTGGTTGACGATAACAAGGATGTTCGCTCACTCATCGAACGGCTGTTACGTCAGGCCGGTTATCGTGTTAAGGCGATGGCCAATGGCAGTGAAGCGCTGCACCTTGTGACGCAGGGACAGGCAATTGCGTGTGCTTTGGTTGATATTACGCTCGCCGACATCAGTGGTTATGACGTTTGTCGTCGGATTGCCGAACTTAACCCATGCATTCCCTTGGCATTGATCAGTGGGTATCCGGTGGAAGCAGCGAGTATTGGTGAGGTCTCGGTGGCGGCAACGTTACAAAAGCCGTTTCGGGCGCAGGAGTTATTGTCGGTGGTGCAGCGATTGATCGAAATCCGGGCCGAGTTATTGAGAAAACAGAGATGCTAG
- the rpmG gene encoding 50S ribosomal protein L33, producing the protein MASKKGNRIVIKLKSTESGHTYTTEKNRRNDPNRLELRKYDPIVRRHVLYRETK; encoded by the coding sequence ATGGCCAGCAAGAAGGGTAACCGCATCGTGATTAAGCTGAAGAGCACCGAGAGCGGTCACACCTATACCACCGAGAAGAATCGGCGCAACGATCCGAACCGTCTGGAGTTGCGCAAGTACGATCCGATTGTGCGCCGCCACGTGCTCTATCGTGAGACGAAGTAG
- a CDS encoding ArsA family ATPase: MRILFYTGKGGVGKTSVAAASALRCAQLGYRTIVLSTDAAHSLGDSLGVDLRAEPLQVAPNLWAQEINALHELESSWGVVSRYLADLLAWQGVETIAQGELSVIPGTEELFSLLQIKRHYDEGKYDVIVVDAAPTGETLRLLSLPDVMRWWIARLFPIARALLRVVRPVARRVTDMPIADDDVLASAQQAIDALIDVRQLLTNQQICTARIVMNLEKMVIREAQRSLTYLSLFGYAVDAIIVNRILPPNVDAHFGQWREMQQQYAPMVQEMFEPLPILRAPHFSQEIVGVELLSQLADHLFGRRDPAAFLYQGPTQRLEKTPDGYDLIVPLPFASEDQVHLAQSDDELLISVGWHRHRIVLPQSLARLRAQDAFFEDSSLRVVFRREAAA; encoded by the coding sequence ATGCGCATCCTCTTCTATACCGGCAAAGGTGGCGTTGGCAAAACGAGTGTTGCAGCGGCTAGCGCCCTCCGCTGTGCCCAACTCGGATATCGGACAATTGTGCTCTCGACCGATGCAGCTCACTCGTTGGGCGATTCGCTAGGGGTCGATTTGCGCGCAGAACCCTTGCAAGTAGCGCCCAATTTATGGGCGCAAGAGATCAATGCCCTCCATGAGCTTGAGTCGAGTTGGGGTGTCGTCTCGCGCTATCTAGCCGATCTATTGGCATGGCAAGGTGTAGAAACGATTGCACAGGGCGAGTTGTCGGTTATTCCCGGCACCGAGGAACTTTTTAGTTTACTTCAGATCAAGCGTCACTACGATGAAGGAAAGTACGATGTAATCGTCGTCGATGCGGCTCCAACCGGCGAAACGTTGCGCTTGCTGTCGTTGCCCGATGTGATGCGGTGGTGGATTGCCCGCCTGTTTCCAATTGCACGGGCCTTGCTGCGCGTTGTTCGTCCGGTGGCGCGGCGGGTGACCGACATGCCGATTGCCGATGATGATGTGTTGGCTTCGGCGCAGCAAGCAATTGATGCCTTGATCGATGTGCGTCAGTTGCTGACCAACCAGCAGATCTGTACGGCGCGGATCGTGATGAACCTCGAAAAGATGGTTATCCGTGAGGCGCAGCGCTCATTGACTTATCTGAGTCTGTTTGGCTACGCCGTCGATGCGATTATCGTCAATCGAATTTTGCCGCCGAATGTTGATGCTCACTTTGGGCAGTGGCGCGAGATGCAGCAACAGTATGCACCAATGGTGCAAGAGATGTTTGAGCCGTTGCCGATCTTGCGTGCGCCGCACTTTTCGCAAGAGATCGTCGGCGTAGAATTGTTATCGCAGTTGGCCGATCATCTGTTTGGGCGGCGTGACCCGGCGGCATTCCTATACCAGGGTCCAACGCAGCGTCTCGAGAAGACGCCGGATGGGTACGACTTGATCGTGCCGTTGCCGTTTGCTTCGGAAGATCAGGTGCATTTAGCCCAAAGCGATGATGAGTTGCTGATATCCGTTGGTTGGCATCGGCACCGTATTGTGTTACCACAGTCGCTGGCGCGGCTGCGGGCCCAAGATGCTTTCTTCGAGGACTCGTCGCTGCGGGTGGTCTTCCGACGCGAAGCGGCGGCTTGA
- a CDS encoding DUF4129 domain-containing protein: MLRFVRIVLLVAFEATVVALSLLALTGVALPWLGLAGAVLVGWLADTASRRLRWPWHRLVLAVAPPVAATGLVGLAFGPAPVAVWAALLPGHPQSGLVYLTVLCAFFLVWRGVRLAEHDSATLLSLAGKIEVVVVAALLLGPLLRAGAVPQRELLLGYVVTLVGTGLAALALTHLVETATVHGQKLDLRWTMLLVGIIGSVLLVSVVLTATLSGDVTLDAVVTVLRWLLLPFALVGAGLVYLLTTVFGDLIRSLFALLGQALAQMNLRPEPPPTPDTVPVDDSSLSAVVTLAQQATFVLALIPLAVLLIAVLLWQRRGRRVAIDEERESLDVGQSVLNDLRDLLGLLRNPFQRRLHGLQAVLAALRGNDPVTRVRRAYVQVLLMLEQRGLRRAPAQTPAEWYATVAPTLSNPVPLADLTAAYEQARYRPDGVDAAEAGRAEQAAQALYEQKDQIRRDDGGSV; the protein is encoded by the coding sequence ATGCTCCGGTTTGTACGTATCGTTTTGCTGGTAGCCTTTGAAGCCACCGTAGTTGCGCTGTCGTTGTTAGCCCTCACCGGTGTCGCTTTGCCGTGGCTGGGATTGGCCGGTGCAGTGTTGGTCGGTTGGTTGGCCGATACTGCGAGTCGGCGGTTGCGTTGGCCGTGGCATCGCCTCGTCCTGGCGGTGGCTCCTCCGGTAGCCGCAACCGGCTTAGTCGGGTTGGCGTTCGGGCCGGCGCCGGTGGCCGTGTGGGCCGCGCTGCTGCCGGGTCATCCGCAGAGCGGCCTTGTCTATCTCACAGTTCTTTGTGCCTTTTTTCTGGTTTGGCGTGGGGTTAGGTTGGCCGAACACGACAGTGCCACACTGCTATCACTGGCCGGTAAAATAGAGGTAGTGGTGGTGGCTGCACTCTTGCTTGGCCCGCTGCTCCGCGCCGGTGCTGTCCCACAGCGTGAGTTGCTGTTGGGGTATGTGGTTACGCTGGTCGGAACGGGCCTGGCAGCTTTAGCACTTACCCACCTGGTTGAGACGGCAACCGTTCACGGGCAAAAACTCGATCTGCGCTGGACTATGTTGCTTGTCGGGATTATCGGCAGTGTCTTACTGGTAAGTGTTGTACTGACGGCAACACTCAGCGGTGATGTGACGCTAGATGCGGTCGTGACCGTCTTGCGCTGGTTGCTGTTGCCGTTTGCGCTTGTCGGTGCGGGACTTGTCTACCTCCTTACAACCGTCTTTGGTGATCTGATCCGCTCACTCTTCGCGTTGTTAGGACAGGCATTGGCGCAGATGAATCTTCGCCCTGAGCCACCACCAACACCTGATACAGTACCGGTCGATGATAGTTCTTTATCGGCAGTGGTCACGTTGGCGCAGCAGGCAACATTTGTGTTGGCGTTGATCCCGCTGGCTGTACTGTTGATTGCCGTGTTACTGTGGCAGCGACGAGGACGGCGTGTTGCTATCGATGAAGAGCGCGAATCGCTGGATGTCGGACAAAGCGTGTTGAACGATCTACGCGATTTGTTGGGTTTGTTGCGAAACCCTTTTCAGCGTCGGTTGCATGGGTTACAGGCCGTGTTAGCGGCGTTGCGGGGGAACGACCCGGTAACGCGAGTCCGCCGTGCGTATGTACAGGTGTTGTTAATGCTCGAACAGCGTGGGTTGCGTCGTGCGCCGGCCCAAACCCCGGCGGAATGGTACGCTACTGTTGCGCCAACCTTATCCAACCCGGTGCCGCTAGCCGACCTGACAGCGGCTTACGAGCAGGCGCGATACCGGCCTGACGGTGTTGATGCGGCAGAGGCCGGGCGGGCGGAGCAGGCAGCGCAAGCGTTGTATGAACAGAAAGATCAGATACGGCGTGATGACGGGGGATCGGTATGA
- the murI gene encoding glutamate racemase, with protein MIGIFDSGLGGLTVTRAIHERLPTADLLYLADSAYCPYGPRPVEEIRARALACGQWLVEQGAQIVVVACNTATAAAIEVLRSTLPVPVVGMEPGVKPAVAATRRGKVAVMATSGTLASDRFRALINAYAAEVEVYALACPDLVEQVEAGAIADEYTKTLIANHLAAAADADVIVLGCTHFPPLTPLIRACAGPEVTIIDTGPAVAAQTARIAERIGLPRGEGTLRCFTTGDPEAIAQALVHVWGEPLPLTAVRIESVPTAPSLVIC; from the coding sequence ATGATTGGCATTTTCGATTCCGGTCTCGGTGGACTAACGGTAACACGGGCTATCCATGAACGATTGCCAACCGCCGATCTCCTTTATCTGGCCGACAGCGCCTATTGCCCGTATGGTCCACGTCCGGTTGAGGAAATTCGTGCGCGTGCTCTCGCCTGTGGACAATGGCTGGTCGAACAGGGCGCACAGATCGTGGTGGTCGCTTGCAATACAGCGACGGCCGCCGCGATTGAAGTGTTGCGCAGTACGTTGCCGGTGCCGGTAGTAGGGATGGAACCGGGCGTCAAACCCGCAGTCGCTGCTACTCGCCGTGGCAAAGTGGCCGTGATGGCGACCAGCGGCACCTTAGCTAGCGACCGCTTTCGTGCATTGATTAATGCCTATGCCGCTGAGGTCGAGGTTTATGCGCTGGCTTGCCCTGATTTAGTCGAGCAAGTTGAGGCCGGTGCGATTGCTGATGAATACACCAAAACGCTCATCGCCAACCACCTTGCCGCCGCCGCCGATGCAGATGTGATCGTGTTGGGATGTACCCACTTTCCCCCACTGACCCCTCTCATTAGAGCATGTGCCGGCCCAGAGGTAACGATTATCGATACCGGACCGGCCGTTGCAGCTCAAACTGCTCGCATCGCCGAACGAATTGGGCTTCCCCGCGGTGAGGGAACGCTACGCTGCTTCACGACCGGTGATCCGGAGGCAATTGCACAAGCGCTTGTTCATGTATGGGGTGAACCGCTCCCCTTAACCGCGGTTCGGATTGAGTCTGTTCCGACCGCACCGTCTCTCGTCATCTGTTGA
- the glmS gene encoding glutamine--fructose-6-phosphate transaminase (isomerizing), producing the protein MCGIVGYVGSRDATEVVINGLQRLEYRGYDSAGIAIYDPTIGLQLRRSVGKLHNLQQRLAAEPTRGQIGIGHTRWATHGGVTEINAHPHRDASGTIVVIQNGIVENYLQLKGRLIELGYQFESQTDTEVIAKLVGLYYHQHRDLVTAVRQTLQELRGGNAIVAFCIHEPDTLVAARLGNAGGVVIGLGDNEQFIASDIPAILDYTRNLIFLEDRDVAVVRRHEVTITHLDGTPVERAIHAIPWDPIAAAKGDYRHFMQKEIDEQPRALMDVLRGRIDQEHGRIELTDIRLSDADLRRVRRIYAVACGTAWHAGLVAKFLIEQLARVRVEVDYASEFRYRNPILQSDDERDALLLAITQSGETVDTLAAMEEARNQGVSSVAIVNAIGSQAARLADGGPIYLHAGPEIGVASTKAFTSMLVAAYLFALRLAQARGTLTPAQIREHIQALIELPGKAAQTIEQTTPLCIKLAERYHKASNALFLGRQINYPIALEGALKLKEISYIHAEGYPAGEMKHGPIALIDEQMPVICIAPRDHIYEKMVSNIEQVRARHGQVIAIGHLGDELLAEKAHHLIGVPATLPLLQPVLNVIPLQIFAYHVAVLRGCDADQPRNLAKSVTVE; encoded by the coding sequence ATGTGTGGCATTGTTGGCTATGTTGGTTCACGTGACGCGACCGAAGTCGTGATTAACGGCTTGCAACGTCTGGAATATCGCGGCTACGATTCGGCAGGTATTGCGATCTACGACCCTACTATCGGCTTGCAATTACGCCGGAGCGTCGGCAAGTTGCACAATTTGCAGCAGCGACTGGCCGCTGAACCAACTCGCGGGCAGATTGGGATCGGCCATACCCGCTGGGCAACCCACGGTGGTGTGACCGAAATCAATGCCCATCCGCATCGTGACGCGAGCGGCACAATTGTGGTAATTCAGAACGGCATCGTCGAAAATTACCTGCAACTCAAGGGACGGCTGATCGAGCTGGGCTACCAGTTCGAGTCGCAGACCGACACCGAAGTTATTGCCAAGCTGGTCGGGCTTTATTACCATCAGCACCGCGATCTGGTCACTGCGGTGCGCCAAACGCTACAGGAATTACGTGGTGGTAACGCTATCGTTGCCTTCTGCATCCACGAGCCGGACACACTGGTAGCGGCACGTCTCGGTAATGCGGGCGGTGTGGTCATCGGCCTTGGCGATAATGAGCAGTTTATTGCCTCGGACATCCCGGCTATTCTCGACTATACCCGCAATTTGATCTTTCTGGAGGATCGGGATGTAGCAGTCGTGCGCCGCCACGAGGTCACTATAACGCACCTCGATGGAACTCCGGTCGAACGCGCAATCCACGCCATTCCATGGGACCCGATTGCGGCTGCTAAAGGCGATTATCGCCACTTTATGCAGAAGGAGATCGATGAACAACCACGCGCACTGATGGACGTGTTACGCGGGCGCATCGACCAAGAACACGGACGGATCGAACTGACGGATATTCGCCTGAGCGATGCCGATCTGCGTCGGGTGCGTCGTATTTATGCAGTTGCCTGTGGTACTGCGTGGCATGCCGGCCTAGTAGCAAAGTTTTTAATCGAGCAACTCGCCAGAGTGCGGGTTGAAGTCGATTACGCCAGCGAGTTTCGTTACCGTAACCCGATTTTGCAGAGTGATGATGAGCGTGATGCTTTACTCCTGGCGATCACGCAAAGCGGTGAGACGGTCGACACCCTGGCTGCGATGGAGGAGGCGCGTAACCAAGGGGTATCGAGCGTGGCCATTGTGAATGCCATCGGTAGTCAAGCGGCGCGGTTGGCCGACGGTGGCCCGATCTATCTCCACGCCGGCCCGGAAATCGGGGTGGCTTCGACCAAAGCCTTTACCTCGATGCTGGTGGCGGCCTACCTGTTTGCGTTACGGCTTGCCCAGGCGCGTGGTACACTCACCCCGGCCCAAATCCGCGAACATATTCAGGCCCTGATCGAATTGCCCGGTAAGGCAGCCCAAACGATCGAACAGACAACGCCGCTCTGTATCAAGCTAGCCGAACGTTACCACAAGGCGAGTAACGCGCTCTTCCTTGGCCGCCAGATCAATTACCCGATTGCTCTCGAAGGCGCCCTCAAACTGAAAGAAATCAGCTACATCCACGCCGAGGGGTATCCGGCAGGCGAAATGAAACACGGCCCCATTGCGCTGATTGATGAGCAAATGCCGGTCATCTGCATCGCCCCGCGTGACCACATCTACGAGAAGATGGTGAGTAACATCGAACAGGTGCGTGCGCGCCACGGTCAGGTGATCGCTATCGGTCACCTTGGCGATGAGTTGCTCGCCGAAAAGGCTCATCATCTGATCGGCGTGCCGGCAACGTTGCCCCTCTTGCAGCCGGTACTGAACGTCATCCCGTTGCAGATTTTTGCCTACCACGTCGCCGTACTACGCGGATGCGATGCCGATCAGCCGCGCAACCTCGCTAAAAGCGTTACCGTTGAGTAG